A single Gopherus flavomarginatus isolate rGopFla2 chromosome 17, rGopFla2.mat.asm, whole genome shotgun sequence DNA region contains:
- the TMEM250 gene encoding transmembrane protein 250 — protein sequence MPVIPIPRRVRSFHGPHTTCLHSACGPVRTTHLVRTKYNNFDIYLKSRWMYGFIRFLLYFSCSLFTSILWVALSILFCLQYLGIRIFLRFQYKLSIILLLLGRRRVDFSLMNELLIYGIHVTMLLVGGLGWCFMVFVDM from the coding sequence ATGCCTGTAATCCCCATTCCCCGCCGTGTCCGTTCTTTCCACGGCCCCCACACAACATGTCTGCATTCAGCCTGTGGCCCAGTAAGGACCACTCACTTGGTGCGCACCAAGTACAACAACTTCGACATCTATCTGAAATCCCGATGGATGTATGGATTCATTCGTTTCCTGCTGTACTTCAGCTGCAGCCTGTTTACCTCCATCCTCTGGGTGGCGCTCTCTATCTTGTTTTGCCTTCAGTACCTGGGCATCCGGATCTTTCTGCGTTTCCAGTACAAACTCTCCATCATCCTCCTCTTGTTGGGGCGAAGGCGGGTGGACTTCAGCCTCATGAATGAACTGCTCATCTATGGAATTCACGTGACCATGCTGctagtgggggggctgggctggtgtTTCATGGTGTTTGTGGATATGTAA